GCAGAAATTATTCTGTAAGAAGAAAGACAATTCGCTAAAGCTGGTAATATCATGGAACAGAATTTGTTCAGAAGGTTTATGAAAAATTGGGTTGAAATGCGATTCTCGTGGTGTTAAAAGCATCTGGACGAACTGTTTTACTTTAATAACATTATATTTTGCTTCCAGATTCGTAATCGTGTTTTTGAGTAAGCTACAAAACTTGGTATGAATGTTTTGTCTTTCTTCACGTAGGGCCGCCATGAACATACTATAAGAGATTTCCTTCTTTGACATTCTGTTTTCACTACAAGGAGTATCACGAGTGCATCTTTTAATTTGAGGTGGCTTGGAGCTTAAACACTTATCTCTGCCAGTGACATGACCCAAGATGGTACACTTTCCACAGTCGCATTGGAAGCTAAAGAATTTCCAATCTGTATTAAAGTCAGAAGCCGTGGGTGATTCAAATCCAGATGAGCTTACACTGACGGATCTTGGTTGTAACGCTTCACCTGCTTGACCTCCGTTATCTGCAATGACGAAGTGATCATTTATTGGCTCACTATACTACAATCATGGTGGTACAAACtattgcatatacatgtagtttcatCAGCCATTACAAACCCAAACAGCTGGGGAAGAGTTGTAGCAGGTTTATGTATATTAACACTCATGCATCATAAAAATTGGTCAGTTAACAATATCTTACGGGTATTGGCTGTATACATAGAGTTGGGTTTTCATAATGCAATCTAGGATTGATACTTACATATACAACCTACCACTCTCTTTGATTTTTGGAGTTTGATCACACTGTTGATTTTGTCTCTGTATTAGCAGTGCATCATTGAGTTTTTGCACTGCAGTTTTCGTAAAACTACCAGCTCTTTCAAGAGCACTAACGAATGAATGGAAAATAAATGGATCGTTTTCTATCTGGAGTTTCACAGATTCCATTATTCGCCGGGCTTTGTCACCATCATCATGAGAGTCATTCCTAAGATAATCTTGATTGGCTGGTGCTAGAATCTTTAATCGATCGCTGACATCTTTAGGAGACTGCTTAATACAAGTAAGAAGACTGCTGTGACAATCCTTGAATGCTTTGTACTCAGCTGAGTCAGACATGATGCTTGACAGTTAAAGTGAACAATAAGCTTTTAGTgaatgagccccacccccaatcTTATAGCAGAGCCTGAGGTGGTACTCACTAATGGGCAAAATTATTCATGGTTATTTAATTAAGTAACTAAACTGTCGAAACTGTCTCTGCCATGTATGACCATGCAGGTTATTAATTCAGCCAGTATACAGAGATGTGTGAGTCCCcctctgtatacatgtatacacacattacgTATAACTCTCTGCTAGAAATATACTGTTGGGGTTGTAGGGTACTTGACATTGTCATAGTTCTTTACATGAGGTGGTCGTGTGAATAATATTTATTGGTGGCTTCCTCTGCGTGTTGTTCTTTCCCAAAAAGAGCTATTCATTACAAAGGATATAAGGTCACATGTCATTGCAGTCATGAGATTAAGTGTGAGAGCTTATTCACTGCTACACCtgcactgcacatgcatgttgcATAAAGGCTCCGTATGAATTCAATGTATGTTTAAACGTGAAAATTAGAAGCAAAAAACAACGAAAGATCGTTTTCTATATCCTTACTCCTTACTTATTGTTTGCTTTTTCGAATGTGcttactagatctactgcatGTACGATGACTATTCACTTGTTGGTATTTACCATTGTGGCACAAATTAAAcacttgataattataatccatCCACTTTTGATGGTCTTAAGCACACAGAAACTTAGTCCTAATTCTTCTAATGATTCATTCATAGATGTTGAAATCAAGGGAGTAAATGATCACTGACATCTTTAGGAGACTGCTTAACAGTAAAAACACTGCTCTGACAATCGTTGAATGCTTTGTACTCCGCTGACTTTATAGACATAAATGCTTTACagctaataatattattaatcTACGTTTAATCTTACGAGATCTAGACTACATGCAGGAAGGAAGTGAATCCACATGTAATTGTATATATGGAATGTTATCAGTGACAATAATACCCACCAGAAAATGCTATCCTAAATATGCTGACACTGCAAAAAGGACACTGAATTTACTGAAGTTGCGGAATCAGACCCACAAAAACTTGCCCTCCAGAAAATCATACCCAAAAGTTAAACAGAGAAAATACACCCATGCACAAGAATCATTACCCTCGAGgaaatcacacacaaaacagaCTCTCCAGAAACAATACCAAAATCATAACCTCCAAAACGTTACACTACCGCCCCCTAGTTGCAAGCCATGCCCCTTCACAGGAGGAAGGAGTTGTTCTCTGTGCCAGTGTTGGCGctaccaatcagattgtagatTTTGAAACGTCATCGTCCACCTAGTCATATcttaaaaccacacccacgcTGATAGCTAAATTCCATGCACAGGTAAAATTCCACTGGGACAACTTTAGACCCTTCTTTCCGTAAAGGGGTGTGGCTGGCAAGACTAAGGGGGGTGGTGTGACGTTTGGAGGGTATGATTTTGTGCACAGGTATAGATCTTCTCGAGGGTCTGTTtttggtgtgtgcatgggtatGATTTTCTAGAGGTACGTTTTTGTGGGGGGGGGTCTAATTCTGTAACTTCAAATTCAGTGGCCTTTTTGCAGTTTGGGTAGAGTTTTCTGGTGGGTATTATTGTCATTTATAACATTCCATATAATTGAGAGGTGTGTGCTTAGCCTTTGTCATATCTTTGGTTagaaagggagtggtttccagtctattATATTTACTGGCATCATGTCTGAGACAGCCGAGTACAGAGCATTCAAGGACTGTCACAACAGCCTTTTTACTTGTGTTAAGCAGTCTCCCAAAGATGTCAGCGATCATTTACTCCCATTTGAGATCCTAGCACCAAATGATCGAGATTATCTCAAGAATGACACTCATGATGACGGTGACAAAGCACGACGAATACTTGATGCTGTGCTGCTCCAGATAGAAAACGATCCACGAGTTTTCCAATCATTCATTAGTGCTCTCAATGCAGCTGGTAATTTTACGAGGGCTACAGTGCAAAAACTCGACTATGCACTACAGAGACGAAGTCGGTGTGGTGGATAGTGCACAGCCACTTAACTTGTACTTAACTTTGATTGCATgcgtagaataattattattatagctgtatTACACTTGTTTAGTGTTAATTGGAGATTATTTGATTGGACCGTAATTATAGAGATTCTATATATGGCCTAAGAGTAAGTAAACTTTGTGCTTCGTGTACAtaataaaaacaataattatactcattgTTGTAAAGAGGGCCTGCGAATCTCTGTTCCTATACCAGTGCATGCATTGCATGTTCTTTGTGAGTCAGTGTGTGTTTCCCTGTGATCTCTCAtttatatctatataattattataatacttgCTCGTcctctagctatatagctattccTAGACAGGCCATGCTCTGACTCTGATGCTGCGGCAGCATGTGTATAACATACTTTTTTGCATAAGTTATTAACTCACATTGCATGAAAATcgctatatacacataattagcTACATAGAACATTGCTAGTTCTTTTAATTAAGAATTTGATATCAATAATACAACTTAAACTTCTTAGTATACCCCAAAAAGAGCTATTCATTACAAGGTCACATGTCATGCGCTGTAATGAGATTGAGTCAGTTGTTTGTGATTGAGTGTGAGAGTATAGTCTCAAGGCCAGACTCCCCCTGGCTACAGCAATGTACCAGATGCCACACCTGGGATGATTAGAAGACATTCATTAGCTgaacatgcacaaacacaaCTCCCCCAGAGGATAATTAGAGACATTCATTAGCTgaacatgcacaaacacaaCTCCCCCAGAgccactataatattattcacaGGAAACCAGCTGCTTTTTTAGCAGGGAGTTATACCGTggcacagtgtgtgtacatagagGTACTCACATATCTCTGTACTGGCTGAGTTACCTACATGGTCATGCATGGCAGAGACAGATTCGGGATTTCTATTATTCTTTTTCATTCTTCTCGACCAGTCGAGATTTGCCGACATCTCCTCTGATTTTTACGAGCAGTGAGGTTGAgggagtgtgtgggggcgggtagtgtgtgggcgtggagAGGGTTATGATGCAATATACAGTGACCACACAATCCATCGGCTACTTGAGTGGTACAAAAGTCGCTTTGAGATTGGGCCAATGAATGTTAGTACAGGAGGGGTTGTGTAGGGTATAAGAGATCATGAATAATTTTGCTCCAATAGTCAGGTTATCGTACCACCTCCcattgggggtggggctcattcACAAAGCTTCATAAAGCTTACTGTTTATTTACTGTCAAGCATCATGTCTGACTCAGATGAGTACAAAGCATTCAAGGACTGTCACAGCAACCTTCTTACTTGCATCAAGCAGTCTCCTAAAGATGTCAGCGATCGTTTATTCCCATTTGGCATCCTAGCATCAAACGATCAAGATTATGTCAAGAATGACACTCATGATGATGGTGACAAAGCACGAAGAATACTTGATGCTGTGCTGCTCCAGATGGAAAATGATCCACTGGTttttcattcattcattcgtTAGTGCTCTTGAAGCCGCTGGTAGTTTTACGAAGGCTACAGTGAAAAAACTCATTGATGCATTACAGAGACAACATCAGCAGTGCGATCAAACTCCAAAATTCGAAGAGAGTGGTAGGTTGTATAAATATAAAAGCTTTCAATCCTCAGATTGTATTATGAAACCCAACTCATGGATTACTATGTATACAGCCAATACCCGTAATCATAATATCCGTAAGACAATGTTGCATGACTGTCTGCAGTTGAGTTATGCTAGCATTATTGATAGGTGTTCATCATACGTAACTGCATGTGGGACTGTCCCACCTATAACTATTGAAGTTAGTGACATAAAAACCTATTTTTATGATGCCTTTAACTGACTGTAGCTATACTATAGGGACTCGGAATTATGAAAGAATTGAAGCCCATATCTAGAGTCAGCGATATATATGGAAGCATATCCATCAAATGACTGTTGTATACCTCTAAATCCATACCGTTTCACCTTACAGCTGGTTAAGCAAAAGAAGAAATCAGACTACATGCACTAATTGATAGGGAAATTGGACAATGTGACGTGCCACACTTGGCTGGTTTATTTGACGATGTTGAGCTATATCTTGATTGTTGTGGACTGACCCCTGGCGAACAGACGACTGTGAATGAAAAAAAACATAGTTCTGGTAATCATGTGGCAATGATCAAGTGCTTGACAATCTGGAGAACAACAAATCCCAAAGCTGCCACATTCCGAGCACTACTGGACTTTGTAGTGTGCCTTAGGAAAGGCGAAACTGCTCGCCAAATCCGTCAGTATctgcaggggcggatccaggggtatGGAATAGGGGGACCATTCCCCCCTCATTTCTCCTAAGAACCTTCATCTATCAGCTACACTAAAAACTTTTTTTATATTTGTGATTTCCCCCCCTACCAAAATTTCTGGATCTGCCCCTGGTCTGCGTACACCCTATTGCACTTACCGTACAATATAATAGATACAGTTGTTTGCACTTGTAAAGCGCTTAAGTGTTACACTGCTGCCAACTCAGATGCTCTCATTAATACTTTTATTcttctagtataattattgtgttgttACTGTGTTTTTATAGAGACCATTGTCGAGATTGATTATTTTTGATCTCTTGATAATAATATCGACACATTGCAAGCAGCACAGTATAGTTTTACAAAGCATCAAAGTCTTATTATAGTGACATTATTTTGTTCATTGCTAAGTGGTATGAAGTTGGTTTGATTTCTCGGTAATAGATGGGCTGACGGAGGGGAGGTGCTGATGAAGGAGAGATGGTGAAGATTGATGAGATAATCTAGATCTAGAAGTGTATGGTGTAACAATTTCACCGAGACAATAAAAGAATGTACAAGGTCCTGGTACATTCTATTAAGCTCAgagtccccccccccccccccctatatAAATATAGCTGTTGGGGTTGGAGGTGAGCTGGTGGAAGCCTCCATTGAACGGGAGGGGGGGAGAGTCAAGCTAAGGCAGAGAGATAACACATTCTAATTATGACAAGTCACTAGTAATTCCCAGGACAATTCCTTGCATATAGAGGTATGCATGGTTGTGCACACACGGAGGCTGTACATTGTGCTCAATAAGGAAAGTAGTACAAATATATAGATACTGACCCTATAGTACATAACTATTGTGCtgcacatgcacgtacaaGTGCATATCATTGTTATATGTACCCTGTACTCCCCCTATGCAATGAGCCTTCTTCATTCCcaaaaaatgtgacataataattatatatgacgTAGACATAAGACGGCAATCTTCTATTAAATATCCACTATCAGCGAAACCGATCAATCCATAATAATCACAAAAGATTGCAGGAGTGTTTACGATATAGAGAAGATTGCCGTCTTATAAATACAACTGACACGAGCATGATTCTCGGTGTTATCTTATGATAAGCCATTTTTGTAGTTATGTAAaagtaatgatctttaccaaaaatggacattgatgcctCAATATAATTACCGATtgatgctaaaattattcaaAAATTATtctgagcataatttatcatgaTCAGGCCCAATGTTGCGCGTAGTGATGTAGCCAAGATGTGAAGACATGTATAGCAACTACCGTATAAggtgaaattttcgaggggcttaattttcgtggatttcaggggttagcaatcctacacgaaaattaagtccacgaaaattgttctttaattagaattatcttctataacgtgcaaagattaaaggcgtggcttccggtaagcagtcatttccatgaacattgtgcaacgaaatgcttttagaggccatgaTAAtgcattccacgaaatataagtgcctcaaaaacttcgcgctatactgtatatatatagttgctaTGCCAATTTTTAAACAAAACAGTTAGTCGGCTAtaatttaatataattatatatgaaaaGTATGGGCATGTAACACAATATGACATTTCCTTGTATAAATCATTGACTCACATGGCATGAAAATCTCAGTCTAACATATATAATTttaatgtatacataattatagtatatacaacAGTATCTTAGCAACTACCATGAAGTTGAATATTGCACACACCAAAGCAAATAAGTTTGGAGTGCTCCGTTTGCCATTGCTGATACTCACACCCTCAACACTCACACCCTCAACACTAGTACGATTAACAGGAAATACTAGAGCAACAATACACAGTTCATCATTGTCCTCAGCCATAGTGATACTAGTAGATAGTGAAATGGTACAGCGGTTGATGTTATTGTCATAAAAAATGACGCAGGATTTCTCACTAATCGCATGGATATTATACTGGTGAGAAATTCCAGAGATGCGTAGATTGATGGTAGTAGGTACAATAGTGGTACAGATCACCAGACCAGCGTATAAATAGGAGTTTTTATCGACCACTATTTTTGTAGACAGCTCGTCTCGATTGAAGCAAAAGTCAACGATAAAACCAGTTTGTATACCAGTTTTAAGAAACTCGATATATATTTCCAGGTCATCATATATCACTAGAATAACTGGGCAATCACATGAGCTGGACACAATACCTTGAGATGGGGTAATTGAATATGTTAGACTGGACCCATCCAAATAATAACCTTCGTCAACGTGTTGTATTGGTCTAGTTACGCTCAGAGAGATCGATTTATCCACAGCAATACGGTCAACATCCAGTTCTTGACAATCTTTGACTGTGAAGACAATGAGAGATCCGTGAGAAAACCGGATTTTTTCGAATACAGTGAAAGTTATCGAGTCATATGCATGCTTGATAAACGAGTTAACAAAGATTATATACCCCCCAGGCAGTTCGTATATGCTGTTTACAGTGATGCTTAGGTTTTTTTCTGATACAGGAAGGACAGTAGTCATGTCTGCTACAGCAATTGCAGGAAACACTAAAGAATCGTCAGAAACATTAGTTGGCGGAGTTGATGTTGTCCATGGAGATTCAGAAACAGTAGTGTATATGATGGGTGGAGGTGAAGTTGATGTATCAGAATGAGATAGCTCTAGTGTGAGAACAGGCAGTAAGACTGCTAAGACCACCACTGTTAGTACCACAATGACGACCAATAAGATTATTATCGTCAACAGCCACGACCATTTGCAACGCCTTGAATGCTGAAGAAAAAAGttgaatacatgtatacattcaaGTTTAGGCTTACCATTGTCACCAGAGACTGATCGCCAGTGCTGGATATTTCCCCATGATTGGATGTGTCAGCTTGGCTTGCGTAATCTGCATACATCAGTGCATGTTGTAAATAGAATTGGTCCCTCGGTGCATTAACTTACCTGTAGTGGGATCAAGCTGACTTCTCTGATCCATCTCACTGATGTTGGTCATTTCCATTATGCTACCTTaattaataaaataattatgatcaaaaTTATTGTTATACAGGTACCACTAACCATTTGTTGAACTCAGCCTGTACCCTTTAGATACTGTGTGTCCAGCATGTCCACTAAGACGTCTTTCGACCACCTTAGCGAGATCATTGTGCCCAACACTAGAGCGTGAGAGAGCCTCAAACACGTCTGTCCAGTTTCTCTCACCACCTTTTAGCCACTCTGATAAACCCTCAAGATAGCAGTTATCAGGATCTTCATGAGATCTTATATTGATAGTTTCAATAGTAGTATTATTAACTTGCAGAGCTAACAACATCTGCTTCCATTTAGCTCTAGCTTGAAATGTTGCTTCATAGACTCCACTAAGATCATTCAAAGTTATTAGATTTTGGAGTCCTTCACGATGGTTAGAGCGATTATGCATATACCTGCTGAGTTAGCTTGATCCACAGCTTCTAATTCCTTGTActtacacagtaaaaacagattcgttataataacataaaacatctcaaataaaatgcatcatttgaaatttaatgtagaaatgacagaaatttatgtcatttctacattaaatttcaaatgatgcattttatttgagatgttttatgttattataacgaatctgtttttactgtgtatctGTAAGCACTACAATTAAGGAGGAGGTCATCATGTCGCTCATTCCTTTCCCTAAGTATTGCAATGAATTTATCATAAATTCCCGGAAAACTTTTGACTTTTGCCTGCAATTCTAGTACTAGTATCCTGGGTTTTGCCGTGTTTGTTTTGTCCAGCTGATTGATTTCCTGATTCGTTTCGTATGGTTTTGGAACAAAACTCCAAGGTTTCCTCCTGG
This region of Halichondria panicea chromosome 12, odHalPani1.1, whole genome shotgun sequence genomic DNA includes:
- the LOC135345389 gene encoding uncharacterized protein LOC135345389, whose amino-acid sequence is MSDSAEYKAFKDCHSSLLTCIKQSPKDVSDRLKILAPANQDYLRNDSHDDGDKARRIMESVKLQIENDPFIFHSFVSALERAGSFTKTAVQKLNDALLIQRQNQQCDQTPKIKESDNGGQAGEALQPRSVSVSSSGFESPTASDFNTDWKFFSFQCDCGKCTILGHVTGRDKCLSSKPPQIKRCTRDTPCSENRMSKKEISYSMFMAALREERQNIHTKFCSLLKNTITNLEAKYNVIKVKQFVQMLLTPRESHFNPIFHKPSEQILFHDITSFSELSFFLQNNFCSWFNYSLISAIREEFLFPCKDDDQALLRYEHLFQQYVNRQCFLFVDDFGPQPSHIESTEITCKIDVDFKTITHDQIQRLKLVFMKCWEEIIPHQFLNLKNVQEGCTELVFRVPACFKHIYCHLSPKNMQYLKEKRFIEVKIGQKVILKAEGNSTKKLLKSFGQDGDDPTSALALLIGLDPTVDVSSIRDSDGITLLHLASL
- the LOC135345404 gene encoding uncharacterized protein LOC135345404; translation: MHSRRCKWSWLLTIIILLVVIVVLTVVVLAVLLPVLTLELSHSDTSTSPPPIIYTTVSESPWTTSTPPTNVSDDSLVFPAIAVADMTTVLPVSEKNLSITVNSIYELPGGYIIFVNSFIKHAYDSITFTVFEKIRFSHGSLIVFTVKDCQELDVDRIAVDKSISLSVTRPIQHVDEGYYLDGSSLTYSITPSQGIVSSSCDCPVILVIYDDLEIYIEFLKTGIQTGFIVDFCFNRDELSTKIVVDKNSYLYAGLVICTTIVPTTINLRISGISHQYNIHAISEKSCVIFYDNNINRCTISLSTSITMAEDNDELCIVALVFPVNRTSVEGVSVEGVSISNGKRSTPNLFALVCAIFNFMVVAKILLYIL